CCCTTATGGTATCTAGGACGTGAACCTTTATTGAATCTCCTTTAACGATTGGAAACGCTATTCCCGCTTGAGCCAAGTAAGAATTTGAATTGATTGATCTAGGCCCTATTATCGAAACCTCAACACCCTTCTCAGCCAGGGATATTGATGCAACTAATCCAGCTAATCCACTCCCCACAACTCCAACCTTCATTTCCATCATCCCAGGAAGCCTCTAATCTGTGCAAGTTTAATAACATCACCCTGACCCCTGAAAACCTGCTCAGCTTCACTTACGTATTCTTCATTGATTTCCGGCTTAAATTCCTTAATCCTTTCAACTAATTCCTTAAGCCCAACGCTCTCCGCAACCTTGAAGCTGAAAAACCTCATGGCAAACTCCAAATCCTCATACACGTTCTTGTAATACTCGGAAACTATGTCAAGCTGTTTATCACTTAGCGCGTTTAAGGCCAAGAGTTCTGGGGGAATACCAATCGAATACAGAGAAGCAGTGAACTTTATTGCCCTTGGGAGTGCCATATCCCCAATTCTCCTTGAATATCCAAAAAGTCCTATATGGAGCTTTCTTCTCCTCCTATCTGGAATTCTCGTTACGACCCTCCTTATATGGGGAGCCAAGATCTTTATCTGTCTCTGGTACTCGACCTCATACAGCTGTATAAAGTCTGGAATATCCACGAAATGAGGTTCTCTCCTCTTGGTTGACTTAACGAATTCAACTGCCTTGACTACCTCCTTTGTTGGATGGTCATACTTAAAGCTACTTTGAATTGTGTACGTTTGAACACTTGGGTACTCCCTAACAACGTTCTCAACATTGTCAGGTCTCATTCCACCTCTAAAAGGAGGCCCTCCAACGCCTATTATTGGATATATTGGAATCGACAGGCTGTCCTCGACTTTGAACATTTCATAGAGGGCCTTCTTTACATAGGTCACAGCTGATATTAAACCATAGTTCATCGCTGGATCACTCCTTGCGAAGAAAACTCGCATGTACTCAATATTCCTTCTCCTTGAGATATAATCCTTCACGATCTTTGCAGATTTGAGAAGAGCGACCTTTGTCTCGAACAAAGGTATAACTCCAATCTCCTTCGGATAGAAGTCTCCTATCCATTCCCTAACGGTGACATCATAGATTACCTCATTTGCAAGCTCAACAATTCTCTTGTAAAGCATGTAGACCCTCTCTATTTCAGCTAAGCTTGTCGTCATTGGAAGTATAACCTCAAATATCGGAGCTATGTCATCCTCATAGAATACCTTCGCGTAATCCGCGGCCCGCGTTATGCCCTGCAGAGTTTCAATCAAAAGTTTTGCCTCAGCCTTCTCAACGCTCGGGTTTGGGACTCTTGGGGTTATCCTTACATCCTTTCCCAGGATTACCTTCTTGAAGAACATCGAGTATCTCTCAAGCAATTTCTTTACGACAAACTCGTCAACCTCCTTTCCTTCAAAATCCCACATCTGCTCGTCTGCTCCTAAAACGCTGAAGGCGTAGAATGCTTCAGTTATCTCATCATCACCACCAAGAACGGGAGAGCTCGCAAAGAAGGGGATTGAATAATTATCAGGATGTTGAGTGCTCATTATCCTTGGTATCATTGCATCACCAGAAACCGGAATTATATGTCACTATTAAATGTATCGGAGAGAAAATTGGAGATTTGTCAACAGTTGGAGAAGAATTTTGACAAGGGAATACGAAAAAACTTGGAAGAAGAGATAAAGGCCTCAGTCTAGGTCGCTGCTACTGCTGCTGAATTCCTCGCTTCCTCCTCCCTTCTCTCCTTCCTTCTCCTTCTCGAGCTTCTGTGCTGCGATGACATCGTCGATTCTTAGTATCATTATCGCTGCCTCGCTAGCGCTCTTGATTGCCTGCTTCTTGACCCTCACTGGCTCGATTACTCCTCTCTCCATCATGTCAGCTGGCTCGCCCTCGTAGACGTCGATACCGATGGTTGGTCCCTTCTCCTTGTGAGCTGCAATGACCTTCACTAGGGTCTCGATTGGGTCAAGTCCAGCGTTCTCAGCTAGTGTCCTTGGAATCACCTTGAGAGCCTCTGCGAAGGCCTCAATTGCGAGCTGCTCCTTACCACCGACCTCCTTGGCGTACTCGTCTAGCTTAATTGCAAGCTCGATCTCGCTAGCTCCACCACCGGCGACGATCTTTCCGTCCTCGAGGATGTCCTTGACGACCTTGACTGCATCCTCAAGGGCCCTCTCGACCTCGTCAACCACGTGCTCAGTTCCACCTCTAATGAGGATCGTTACTGCCTTGGGGTTCTTGCAGCCCTCAACGAATATCATGTTCTCTCCTGCAACTTTCC
The window above is part of the Pyrococcus sp. NA2 genome. Proteins encoded here:
- the ppcA gene encoding phosphoenolpyruvate carboxylase, producing the protein MIPRIMSTQHPDNYSIPFFASSPVLGGDDEITEAFYAFSVLGADEQMWDFEGKEVDEFVVKKLLERYSMFFKKVILGKDVRITPRVPNPSVEKAEAKLLIETLQGITRAADYAKVFYEDDIAPIFEVILPMTTSLAEIERVYMLYKRIVELANEVIYDVTVREWIGDFYPKEIGVIPLFETKVALLKSAKIVKDYISRRRNIEYMRVFFARSDPAMNYGLISAVTYVKKALYEMFKVEDSLSIPIYPIIGVGGPPFRGGMRPDNVENVVREYPSVQTYTIQSSFKYDHPTKEVVKAVEFVKSTKRREPHFVDIPDFIQLYEVEYQRQIKILAPHIRRVVTRIPDRRRRKLHIGLFGYSRRIGDMALPRAIKFTASLYSIGIPPELLALNALSDKQLDIVSEYYKNVYEDLEFAMRFFSFKVAESVGLKELVERIKEFKPEINEEYVSEAEQVFRGQGDVIKLAQIRGFLG